In Lapillicoccus jejuensis, the DNA window CGCGCTTGCGCACGTTGGTGCCGGCGGTGAACACAAGGGTGTCGACGACGCCGAGCTCGGCCGCGGACTGCCGTACGGCGTCCTCGTCGGTGACGTCGAGCTCGTGGGTCACCAACCCGCCGTCGTACGACGCCCCGTCGGCCTCGGCGACCGTCGCCTCGGCGGCGGCGAGGTCGCGGTCGGCGACGACGACGCGTGCGCCCTGGGCGGCGAGGGCGAGCGCGCTCTCGCGGCCGATGCCGCTGCCGCCGCCGACGACGAGGGCGGTGCGCCCGTCGAGGCGGAAGAGCCGCGCGTAGTCGGGGCGCGGGCCGTCGGCGACGGAGAAGTAGTCGGGGGACGAGGGTTCCTGGGTCGGGTCGGTCATGGGCGGGGGTCCTTCCGGGTGCGGGGGCGGATGACGGCCATCCGCGTGACGGTGAGCTCCTCGATGGCGAAGCGCGGTCCCTCGCGGCCGGCGCCGGAGTCCTTGACACCGCCGTACGGCATGACGTCGGAGCGGAAGCCCGGCACCTCGTTGACGATGACGCCGCCGGCCTCGATCCGGTCGACGGCCTCGAAGGCGGTGTCGAGCGAGGACGTGAAGACGCTGGCCTGCAGGCCGTAGCGCGAGGCGTTGACCACGTCGTACGCCTCGTCGAGGTCGCGGACGGTGCGGACGGCGACGACGGGCCCGAAGACCTCCTCGTCCCAGGCGCGGACGCCGTCGGGGACGTCGGCGACCAGGGTGGGCGCGACGACGCCGTCCCGGACGTCACCGCCGTGCACGACGCGCGCGCCGGCGTCGACCGCCTCCCCCAGCCACTCGGCGACCCGCGCGGTCGCGCCGGCGTCGATGAGGGCGCTGACCCGGGTGGCCGGGTCGCGGGGGTCCCCGACGACGACCTCGCCCATCCTGGCCGAGACCTTGCCCAGGAAGGCGTCACGGACGGCCTCGACGACGACGAGGCGCTGCACGCTGATGCACGCCTGCCCGGAGGCGTAGTAGCCGCCGCGGACGACGGCGTCGGCCGCGGCGTCGAGGTCGGCGTCCGCCGCGACGACGAGCGCGGCGTTCGAGCCGAGCTCGAGCAGGACCTCGGTCGGCGCGGCGTCGCGGGCGATCCGGTGGCCGACGTCGGCCGACCCGGTGAACGAGACCGCCCCGAGCCGCCGGTCGGTGGTGAGGGCCACCCCGACGTCGACGCCGCCGGTGACCAGCTGCACCGCCCCGGCCGGCGCCCCGGCCGCGACGAGCGCCTCACGCAGCAGGTGGACCATCCAGAGCGTGGCGAGCGGCGTCTGCGGGGCGGGCTTGACGACGATCGGGCACCCGGCGGCGAGCGCGGGGGCGACCTTGTGCGAGGCGAGGAGCAGCGGGTAGTTGAAGCCGGCGATCCCGACGACCACCCCGATCGGCTTGCGCACCCAGAAGCCGAGCAGCCCGTCACCCGAGGGCAGCAGGTCCAGCGGCACGGTCTCGCCGTGCAGCCGGGCCACCTCCTCCGCGGCCGTCTCCCAGGTCAGCAGGGTGCGCTCGACCTCGACCCGGCAGTCGACGAGCGGCTTGCCCGTCTCGAGGACGAGCAGCCGCTCGAGCTCCTCGCGTCGGGCGGCGAGCGCCGCGTGAGTGCCGCGCAGGGCGGCCCGGCGCACGTGGGAGGGCAGCCGGCCGACGGTACCGCGCAGGGCGACCGCGTGGTCGACGGCGCGGGTGGCGAGGGCGGCATCGCCGACCGGCGCGGGGGCGACGAGCGAGCCGTCGTACGGGAAGCGGACGTCCTGGGACGGCAGGTCGGCGACCCACCCGTCGCC includes these proteins:
- a CDS encoding aldehyde dehydrogenase family protein, producing the protein MTATPRPWPDGLPVGDGWVADLPSQDVRFPYDGSLVAPAPVGDAALATRAVDHAVALRGTVGRLPSHVRRAALRGTHAALAARREELERLLVLETGKPLVDCRVEVERTLLTWETAAEEVARLHGETVPLDLLPSGDGLLGFWVRKPIGVVVGIAGFNYPLLLASHKVAPALAAGCPIVVKPAPQTPLATLWMVHLLREALVAAGAPAGAVQLVTGGVDVGVALTTDRRLGAVSFTGSADVGHRIARDAAPTEVLLELGSNAALVVAADADLDAAADAVVRGGYYASGQACISVQRLVVVEAVRDAFLGKVSARMGEVVVGDPRDPATRVSALIDAGATARVAEWLGEAVDAGARVVHGGDVRDGVVAPTLVADVPDGVRAWDEEVFGPVVAVRTVRDLDEAYDVVNASRYGLQASVFTSSLDTAFEAVDRIEAGGVIVNEVPGFRSDVMPYGGVKDSGAGREGPRFAIEELTVTRMAVIRPRTRKDPRP